TCCCAGCTCTAAGGACGAGACGGGAAGCCCAGCGAAATTTCATATCACTATTTGAATTGGGTAGCCATGAAATAATTTGGcccaacatttttattttttcctagaAATGAAcatgaaaactttattatttaaataactcgtactaaaaatatattaaaatcacaaatCAAGCAGAGCTAAATATtaggtattaataaaacataatttaattttatagttaaaatcgAAATTTTCATTCtatataaaagcattacaaTAATAGATGATTATCAAAAATGGAACGCCattacaaagatatattagtAAGTACCTATACACCTGAAAAGAATTGGTGAAAGAaactcttataaaaataaaaaaattagaagtcttctttttaaaactaattggttacaataatataaaattactatttaattgtaaacaaaattgtttatgtTCTAATGTCTTttgaaaattacatataaacataaaaaaacttttattaccaTTTTTGATGCATTGTATCCTAAACATTTCTCGATTTCTAGTCTAGTGGGTTGATCAACTTCTGTGGATATAGCCATAAgagctaaataaaaaaacagtgcTGATTGAATAAAACTAATTCCATTTTCTTGACGATTAGGAGGACTTATTGCTATAAGTTTATTAAACGTCACCTGAAAATTAAATGGATATGAATTATCcgaaatatatttacgttaatcTCACTCTTACAATTTTTTGAATCGGAATGTTCGGAATGTTcggaatacaataattgaatttttttcttatataattgcGAGCTATCTATGACCACTCACGATCTAGATTTTATTTCGTGATGTTTTCTATAAACGTAATGAAAATTAGATTTTTGGCACAGTTCGCTTAAAATTGCTCACGTAACAGTTGTTCAGGAAAGTAAAAAGAtagacagaaataaaaataaatttattcagctTCCATAACTCCGAAACAagagtacataaaataaattgtaattaattacgaaaataaaactagaatacagtccaaaataatttaaagttaaatagttAGCTATTAACAGTATTCCAGTTCATAATACATAGTAatactaagtaatattatattactgcaGAAAATTTTTACTCCTGAGtacaaattcataaatttacgAGTCATGTTAAAACATTGACCAAATAGCAAATACGCAATCccagttcttttttttaaatagactattgtataaaattgcATTGATCACACTTTGCTCGATTAATAGCAATGCACGTTTATTATTGCCATAGAGCTCTCAGGTGGTTGCGAATATACCAAATATTTGTCCACATGAACGAGCTAAGCAAAACAAAGTATCTACCgcttttatatagtttttattaactttcaaGCTCGTTAAGATGTCTGGAAGAGATCTTTACGTACCGCTAAAATTACTTTCttccatatttatatttcctttacATTGTAAAATGCATGCATTCTTGGTAGggaatatctatattattattttcaaaatgtatacaCTAACCGTTTTCGGtagtaactatattaaaatgtagGCACTTACCTACAGAAAACAAAATAGATTGTTACTACGATATGATAACACTGCAATCCAATCCAATGCCATGTACAGAACAAGATGTAATTGAGGATATGATTTGTAAGAAAAATGATGGAAGATAATGGAAGGACAACCACCAACAGTGGCCCATAAAAATATCATGATCggtaataattcataattatagagctatataattgtaaatataatatatctgtattgTTTGATGATATAATTTCTAAGGTTTAGTCTTTAGTCATGTAATCGTACGAAAACAGTATTGTGGGTCAAAGTGActcattttgtacaaaatgtttactaattatatataaaaaccttcctcgtttatcgctctttttattattgaaaaccgtatcaaaatacGTTGGTCTGAAAAGCGATACAGAGGAAGTAAGCGACTTGTGTTTCACATAAGCGAGTAAATTATGCTTGTGATTAAAATCAGGAATTGttgtgaaacaaaaataaactactaaaacattttaattttccaattaaaataatattgtctatCTAGCTTATAAAtggtgattttttatttataaaaaggctgttgaaaaaatattttgataaatcttACTTACCTGGTAAAAGATACGCTCAAATTGGttcaatgatttaaaaaataaatcaaaaagatCTGCATTTTCTTGTTCATTATTTTCGTCATCTTCAATATTTGCAAGCTTTGTGTTAACATTTTTCTCGTTATTACTTTTTAAGTTTTCGTATGCAGTTGACATTATCGAATCGTTTAATGAATGTGTAAATGTGTTATGCACGCTAGAGAAAATTGGTGCGGTTGCTTGGTAATTAAACTTActttgttttgataatatattattcctcttatttttatgtattccaTTATCTTGGCTTTGTCGAATATTTGGCGAAGTGCTGTAGATTGTTGATGATGGAATAATatcatctatatttattttttgagtttCGGGTACTGGTAAAATGTCACCATGTGAAAAGGGTAACTTTAAAACGCATGAGTGACTTCTTCTGGAAtacattgttttgtaatttggGCTAAATCGCAAAACATTTGGGCAATGTacccatttattattatataaacatattttcagcAAACTGTGTCTGATATTgtgagatattttaaattgagcTTTTGTTACCTTTGTTATTTGGATATCGTAGGGTTCTACTTCAGAATATATAccaaacaaaagtaaaaatctCACAAAACCGCTaggaaacataattatttggtaCAGATTTTTTGGAAAATCATTACTTGCATTTAGAAATAGTCTAGAATACAAAACCTCTTATTGGTAAAACAAGCAATACgcttaatatagaaaaataacacATAAAGTATGTTAGATATACGTCATAGTTAGAATTCATGAAAGACAGTACATTTATCTTACTGCTAGTATTTTTGTTTGCGTATGCTGAGAAAAACTTTTGTTCCGTGCGATACAAGTAACTACTTAGCAATGAATTAATGGTTCTAATTACTTTCCTGAACTGTTCGAATCGataagaagtaaaaaaaatcaacacttTCGCTACCTAGGTCATATGTATCTCATACTTTAAACTCCTCAATTTCAAAGGAAATAAAacgtctgttttttttaatactttcatTTAGAGTTATAGTATGCGTATCATGGATTGTTCTTCGTCAAATATTATGGAGAAGGAGTAGTTATCTATAACAATATGATTAATcggtattaatatttgattatataaataggtacatTAACAAAGTAACTACatattttacactaaataagaaaattatagaCATCGTAACATTCACTGATATCTATAGTGTATATCAACTAATATATGagcatcattaaaatttaacatatgcTGTAATATTAggtatctgaaaaaaatatactcaatCTAGAACAGCGCAATGAAACTGGGTGTGAAGGATAAGTTGTCTGACTTTTAACTTTAGACTTTCAGTGGTTACAACTTCTCA
This genomic window from Vanessa tameamea isolate UH-Manoa-2023 chromosome 5, ilVanTame1 primary haplotype, whole genome shotgun sequence contains:
- the LOC113392581 gene encoding antichymotrypsin-2-like, with the protein product MFPSGFVRFLLLFGIYSEVEPYDIQITKVTKAQFKISHNIRHSLLKICLYNNKWVHCPNVLRFSPNYKTMYSRRSHSCVLKLPFSHGDILPVPETQKINIDDIIPSSTIYSTSPNIRQSQDNGIHKNKRNNILSKQSKFNYQATAPIFSSVHNTFTHSLNDSIMSTAYENLKSNNEKNVNTKLANIEDDENNEQENADLFDLFFKSLNQFERIFYQVTFNKLIAISPPNRQENGISFIQSALFFYLALMAISTEVDQPTRLEIEKCLGYNASKMEKIKMLGQIISWLPNSNSDMKFRWASRLVLRAGMPVSQQFVNDVATAAQISVGRLNDTETPNNLSKSLNRMIEEDSGGALRDTFDVEDMSGGLCSIFLNTMYIRARWRSPPTVLNGTRKFYYANKAAPSSVRMIRINDVMRYCPLDEWNADAVEIKYATPGLSLMLLVPREHSIRSLAKIMSNISIHDLNTKMRTKRIAATMPIYTLRMTLLLPGKLKTMGVSRLVETNNSSRCDKMRLSNAVQRLMFWAEAGRNAFKDDGIEWDETPELEIVLDRPYIFYVRWKNITLMNGHFVL